One window from the genome of Marinifilum sp. JC120 encodes:
- a CDS encoding thioredoxin — MCLSACSADAEESGKVLVEASELISGKPHKLPIAGMVTMVDIGAHACIPCKMMTPVIKELSKEYDGRAAIAFIDVWEYQEEAAKYNIRSIPTQIFYDAQGREQYRHVGFLDKKSIVAKLKELGVR; from the coding sequence ATGTGTCTTTCTGCTTGTTCAGCTGATGCTGAAGAATCAGGAAAAGTTCTTGTTGAGGCTTCTGAACTTATTTCAGGAAAACCGCACAAGCTGCCTATTGCCGGCATGGTGACCATGGTTGATATCGGTGCCCACGCTTGTATTCCCTGCAAAATGATGACTCCGGTGATTAAGGAACTGTCCAAGGAGTATGACGGACGGGCTGCTATTGCCTTTATCGATGTCTGGGAATACCAAGAAGAGGCTGCCAAGTACAATATCCGTTCTATTCCAACTCAGATATTTTACGATGCACAAGGCAGAGAACAGTATCGGCATGTAGGTTTTCTGGATAAAAAGAGTATTGTGGCAAAATTGAAAGAACTGGGTGTCCGGTAA
- a CDS encoding thioredoxin family protein codes for MKIQVLGPGCPKCAKAEMIVQEAVAESGIQAEVVKVSDFQEIAMMGVFSTPAVAVDGEVKVVGKVPSKNEVLKWLK; via the coding sequence ATGAAAATTCAAGTTCTCGGACCCGGTTGTCCCAAGTGCGCCAAAGCGGAAATGATTGTACAGGAAGCGGTTGCGGAAAGCGGCATACAGGCCGAAGTTGTCAAGGTTAGTGATTTTCAGGAAATTGCAATGATGGGTGTTTTTTCTACTCCAGCTGTTGCCGTTGACGGTGAAGTAAAGGTTGTGGGTAAAGTTCCGAGCAAGAATGAAGTCCTCAAATGGCTGAAATAA